From the genome of Hyalangium minutum:
CCGTGCTCGATGTCCGTGGCGTACACCACCGTGCGGCCCTCGCACTCCACGCGGTAGCCCAGGTTGCCGCCCGGGTGGTACAGCTCCACCGTGGTGATGTTCGCCGGGCCCACCTTCAGCGCCTCGCCCGACTGGATGTCGTGATAGCTCAGCTTCGCCTTGAACACGCCCTCGGCCGTCACCGGGAAGTACGGCTGCGTCATCTGCCCCGACAGGATCTCCTTCACCGACTGCCCATTGCGCGCGGCACCGTAGAACGTGAAGGTGTTCTGCGGCACGAAGATGGGCGTGAAGAACGGCAGGCCCTGCAGGTGATCGTAGTGGTAGTGCGACAGGAACACGGACGCCTCTACCGGCGTGCCCTTCGCGAGCAGGCTATCGCCCAGCGGCCGCACGCCCGTGCCCAGATCGAAGATCAGCAGTGAGTCGCCGACCTGCATCTCCACGCACGGCGTGTTGCCGCCGTACTTCCGCGTCTGCGGGCCTGGAGCTGGAATGGAACCTCGCACGCCCCAGAACCGGACGTGGAAGTGCGTCTTGGCCGCTGTGCTCTTGGACCCCTTCAACGCAGCCTGAAGCCGGTGCGCAGACTCGCGCGCACGGAACTTCCGCAGCGGCTTGTCCTCAGCCGGCTTTTGCTTCGCTGTCTTCTTCCTCGGCGAAGAGCTCAATCAGGTGCCCCGTGCGCTCGCGCTTGGTCTTCAGGTATCCGACGTTATGCGGATTGTGCTCGGTCCGGGAAGGGATTCGACGCCGTACAGGAATGCCTTCCTCCACCAGCCCCGCGATCTTCAACGGATTGTTCGTGATCAGGTCCACGGACCGCACATCCAGGGACCGGAGCATCTCCGCTGCAATATCATAGCTGCGAAGATCGTCCGCGAAACCCAATTGCCGATTGGCCTCGTAGGTGTCGTACCCCTTGGCCTGGAGCGCGTAGGCCTTGATCTTGTTGCCCAGGCCGATCCCCCGGCCCTCCTGACGCAGGTACAGGACGACCCCCACCCCCGCCTGGGTGACGAAGTCCAGGGCCCGGTCCAGCTGCTGGCGGCAGTCGCACTTGAGGCTGCCGAAAACTTCGGAGGTCAGGCACTCGGAGTGAACCCGGACGGGGACGCCTTCCTTGCCGGCCACCTGCCCGACGACCAGCGCGACGTGCTCCCGCCCGTTACGCCGGTCGCGGAAGACCACCGTCTTCATCTCCCCCCGCTCTGTCGGGATGTCCGCCTCGGAGTACCGCTCCAGGTTCTGGAGCGGCTTTCGCGAGGGGAGGACTTGAGGTGGACGCGTGTCGGACATGGTGAACTGTTCTCCCATGAGGGAAACCCCTTTTCGAGGTCAAAGGGGTCTCAAGTCAAGCTAGCCCTGCCTGGTCTCAGGGGATCGATGTTGCAGAAACCCTGACGTTCCTCAGGCCGTCCACGAAACAGGCAAGAGGGCCACATTCACTCCATGAGCCAGGCTGTTGGACTCCTGCGGGAAGTGTAGCAGGTGGGTCGCCGAAGCGGCCGAGCGCAAGGCTCCGGACGTCTGGGTGGCGAGCGGCCGGGCCCACAGCTCGCCGTCCCGCCATGACGCCGCTACACGGATGTAGTGTGCCAGCCCAGGAGCCTTGCGCAGCTCGCCATCGAGCCGGCCGGGCACCCGCGGCGGCTCCACGTCCACGTGCCCCTGCAGGCGCCGGAGCACCGGGCGGACGAACAGCTCGAAGGTGACCAGCGAGGAGGTCGGGTTACCGGGCAGTCCGAAGTAGAGGGTGCCGCCGCGCCGGCCCACGACCAGCGGCTTGCCGGGCTTGATGGCCACGCGCCAGAAGTTCAGCTCCACCCCCTGCTCCTGGAGGGCGGCCTTCACGAAGTCCTTCTCGCCCACGGAGACGCCCGCGCTGCTGATCACCACGTCGAAGCTCTGGGCGTCCGCCAGCCGTGCGGACACCTCCTCCTGGGTGTCCCGGGCGATGCCCAGCAGCGTCGGCAGGCCCCCGGCCCGCATCACCGCCAGCGCCAGCGAGGGAGCATTGGTGTCGACGATCCGGCCCTCGGGAGCCTCGTCGGCCCGGCACAGCTCGTCGCCCGTGGAGAGGATGGCCACCCGGGGGCGGCGGGGCACGGGCACCGTCATCATTCCCTGGGCGATGATCAGTCCCAGCTCCGGGATGCCCAGCGGCGTACCCTGGGTCAGCAGGGGAGTTCCGGCTCGGGCGTCCTCGCCTCGAGGACGGACGAAGTTGCTCGCCGACACGGCCTCGAGGATCTCCACGGAGGGACCCTCGGGGCTTTGGACGGGCTGGGTGCGCTCCTGCATCACCACCGCGTCCGCCCCCGGAGGCAGCGGCGCGCCCGTCATGATCCGGGCGCAGGTGCCGGGGCGCACCTCGATGCGAGGCGTACTCCCCGCGTGGATTGTCTCTCCTACAGCGAGCCGGACGGGCAGGGGGCCGGTGAGGTCGGCACTGCGCACCGCGTAACCGTCCATGGCCGAGTTGTCCCACGGCGGCAGCGTCCGCTGCGCAATGAGCTCCGCGCCCAGCGCCCGCCCGAGGGCCTCCTCCAGACGTACCCACTCTGGGGGAAGAGGGGTGGCCAGGGCGAGCGCTCGGGCTCGCGCGTCCTCGACCGGTAGCAACTCGGATCCAGCGCTCATGCGGAAGCACTGAGATCGAAGTCTCTAGGAATTTCAAGAGTTTGTTTGACAGTCCAGCTGATCATCGTTACAAGCGAACGAGATCGCGTGACACGCTCCCCATGTGGAGAGATCCGCCAACCCGTTGGAATAACTCGGGTTATTCCTAAGGAGACAGCGTCGATGGCCAAGCCCAAGTCTGGGGCCAAGAAGGCGACGCCCGCTGCCAAGAAGGACAAGGCGGCGCGGCTGGAGCTGTTGAAGAACGCGAGCGAGCGGGTGGCGAAAGCGGCGACGAAGGTGGCCAAGGCCGTGAAGGAGAAGGTGGCGGAAGTGGCGAAGGGGAAGGCTCCGGCGAAGGCTGCGTCCAAGGCGCCCAAGGGAGCCACGCCCAAGTCCGCGGAGGCCAAGTCTGAGGCGAAGGCCGAGCCCAAGTCTGAGGCGAAGGCCGAGCCCAAGACGGAGGCCAAGGCAAAGACTGCCAAGGCGGAGGCCGCTCCCAAGGCTGAGAAGGCCGAGAAGGCTGAGAAGGCTGAGAAGGCCGAGACCCCCAAGGCGGCCAAGGGCGCCACGGGCAAGGGCAAGGCGGCGGCGGCGGCTCCGGCGGCTCCGCCCCTAGAGAAGCCCCGTCCCCGCGCCACCAAGCTTCCTCCCGTGGGCAGCTCGTTGACCAAGCGCGAGATGGAGCAGCTGCTGTCCGCGGGCGAGGGCCGCGGCGTGTACGGCGAGGGCAGCCTCAAGGGCCGGCTCGCCGTGACGGACGGCATGCCGTACCTGGTGGTGGTGGGCCGGGACAAGCGCGAGCTGACCTTCCTGCTGCAGGGCCCGGATCAGGAAGTGCTCCCTGCGTACATGGACCACAAGGTCTCCGTGAGCGGGCTGATCCGCAAGACGACGAACTACGGCGGCACGGTGGACGTGCGGAAGTACTCGGCGAAGAAGCCCGAGGCCGAGGCGCCTTCGGCTCCGGTGGAGACCGAGGCCAAGCTGCGCTACCTGTCCCCGGGCGAGACGTCCATGGTGACCAACGCCGGCATGGGCGCGGGCATCAAGGGCTTTGCGTCGCTGCGCGGCAGCCTGGAGATGACGGGCGAGGACTTCGTGCTCGTGGTCTCCAACGGTGGTACCCGGCAGCAGGTGTCCTTCATCCTCGAGGGCAAGGGCACCAAGGGGATGCGCAAGTACGTGGGCCAGCAGCTGTTCCTCACCGGCGTGGTGGAGAAGTCCTCCGGCTGGGGCGGCAAAGTGGTGGTCGAGAACTTCGAGCCCCGTCCCACCGAGGCCCGCGTCTCGCGCGAGGACATGGAGATCGTCCACGTGGAGGGCGAGGTGCCCACGTCGGTGGATGTCAGGCTGAACCACGGCCTCACCGTCCGGCTGCAGGAGCAACCCGGCTTCACGTGGGCCATCGAGCCCACTGCCGCCAAGCGCGTAGGCCTGCGCGAGGCACGGTTCGAGCCGGGCGAGGGCAACGCGGGAACGCGCGAGTTCTTCTTCACGCCGCGCAACCCTGGCACCTCGGAGCTCGAGTTCTTCCTCGCCAAGGCCTTTACTCCGGGCGCCGTCGAGCGCTCGTTCAAGATCACCGTCACGGTCAAGCCCTGAGGGGCTGGCTCGGACCCAGAGCAGGCCAGGGAGCAGCCCTGGCCGCTTCGGGGGTTCTCGTCCAGCGCGCCAAGGCCTACCCGTTGACGTAGCGGGCAGGCCCGCATGGACTGTGTGTGAATCCTACTCCTGAGCAACTGAAGCAAATCCTCGCCGACGCCGACCACCCCCTGGGGGTCAAGGAACTCCTGAGGCTGGCGGGGCTGCACCCCGGACATCAAACCTGGCTCAAGCGCATCCTGCGCGAGCTGGTTCGCCAGGGCGGTATCATCAAGGAGGGCAAGCGCTTCCTCCTCGAGCCGGTCCCGGGCGGCCGCTCCTCCGATGGGGAGGCCGAACCTTCCCGCCGCAAGGGGCGTAAGGGCCCCATCCCCACCCGGCCCGAGAGCGTCCAGCTGGAGGGCATCCTCCATGTCCACAGGGATGGCTATGGCTTCGTCCACCCGCTGAGCGGTGACGGCGAGAACGTCTTCCTTCCCCCGGCCGAGGCCGCACGGGCGCTCGACAACGATCGGGTGGTGGTGGAGGTGGGCGGGCGGCCGGGGCGGCTGGAAGGCCACCTGGTGCGGGTGGTGCAGCGCCGCCGCGAGCTGGTGGTGGGCACGTACCGCGAGCTGGGCGGGCGGCACGCCGTCGTGGAGCCGAGCGACTCCAGCATGCAGGGCCCCATCCGCGTCCCGAACACCCAGATGGCCCGGGATGGAGACCTGGTGAAGGTCCGCCTGGGCGTGGGCAGCCGGATGCTCGGGCCGGGCGAGGGCCTCTTTGGCGAGGTGGCGGGCTCATTGGGCCGGCCCGGGGATCCGAGCGTGGAGGTGCTCTCCATCGCCTACGGCCAGGGCTTCAGCGACGAGTTCCCGCCCGAGGTGATGGACGAGGCGGACCGCGTGGGGCCCGCGGTCTCCGAGGACGAGGGGCGCGGCGAGGAGCGGCGGGATCTGCGCACGATGCCGTTGATCACCATCGATGGCGAGGACGCGCGGGACTTCGACGACGCGGTGTACGCCGAGCCTTATGGGACTGGCTGGCGATTGGTGGTGGCCATCGCGGATGTGACGCACTACGTGCGCGAGGGCCAGCCGCTCGATGTCGAGGCATTGCGCCGGGCCACCTCGGTGTACCTGCCGGATCGCGTGCTGCCCATGCTCCCGGAGCGCCTGAGCAACGGCATCTGCTCGCTGAGGCCCGAGGAGGACCGGCTGTGCATGGTGGCGGACATGGTGTTCGACGCCCGTGCCCAACTGCGCTCCTCTGAGCTGTACCCGGGCGTCATGCGCAGCGTGGCCCGCTGCACGTACAACGAGGTGCAGGACGTCCTGGACGGCAAGGACGTGCCCCACCGCAATGCCCTGCGCCCGCTCTTCGAGCGGCTGCTGGCCGTGTCCCGCGCGCTGCGAGCCATGCGCAAGGAGCGGGGCGCCATCGACTTCGACTTGCCCGAGCACAAGGTGGTCATGGGCGAGGACGGCCTCCCCGAGCGCATGGAGAAGCGCGAGCGCAAGGAGAGCCACCGCCTCATCGAGGAGTGCATGCTGGCCGCCAACGAGGCGGTGGCGAAGTTCTTCCAGGACGAGGGTCTGCCCACCGTCTACCGCTTCCACGGCGAGCCGGACGAGCAGAAGCTGACCGCCTTCGCCGCGCTGGCCCAGGCGTACGGCTTCAAGATGCGCTTCGAGGACGGCATCTCCTCCAAGGAACTGGATGCCTTCATCAGCCAGCTCGAGGGCCACCCCGAGCAGCGCGCGCTGAACCAGTTGCTGCTGCGGTCGATGATGCAGGCGGTGTACTCGGCCTCGCGGGTGGGGCACTACGGCTTGGCGGCGGAGCACTACCTGCACTTCACCTCGCCCATCCGCCGCTACCCAGACCTGCTGGTGCACCGGCTGCTCAAGGCGCACTGGGTGCGGAAGGGCAAGAAGCGCTCCCAGGCCGCGCTGGAGCGCGAAGAGGCCCAGCTGGAGGACATGGCCGTGCAGAGCTCCGAGCGCGAGCGCGCTGCCATGCAGGTGGAGCGCGAGGTCGTCTCCTTCTACGCCACATTGATGATGCAGGACCGGGTGGGCGAGGAATTCGACGCCACCGTGTCCGGCCTCACCGAGTTCGGCTGCTTCGTGGAGCTGGACACCGAGCACGTGGAGGGGCTGGTCAAGACCGAGTCGCTCGGGTTCGGCGGCAAGCTGGACAAGACGCTGCACGCGCTGGTGTTCCCGGACGGGCGGCGCGTGCGCGTGGGGCAGAAGTGCCGCGTGCGGCTGGCCTCGGTGAGCCCCGAGCGGCGGCAGATGGACTTCGAGCCATTGGAGATCGAGGGCAGGCCCGTGAGCCGCAGCGAGCGGCCCATGCGTCCAGGGCGGGCAGGGTGGCGGCCCACGCCTCGCTTCGAGGAGGCGGAGCCTGCGTTCGGCGTTGTCGAGCGGGGCGCCGCAGCCCGGCGTGGGCGCGGACAGGACATCTCGCAGGAAGCTCCCCAAGCCGAGGAGCGGCGCCGGCGCTTCGTTCGCGAGGGCCAGCGCGAGGAAGTGGCGCCGAGCAAGGCCGACCGCAAGCGCTGGGCGGCCCATGGGAGTACCGAGAGAGATGCGGAGTCTCGCAGGCCCTCTCCGAGAGCCGAGGCACCGGAGCAGGTGGAAGGCACGCCGCGCCGGCGCTTCGTCGTCCGCCCGCAGGTGAGGGAAGAGCCCGAAGCCCGGGACGAGCGGCCGGAGACGTCCTGGCGCCCGGAGCCGCATCCCATTCCCGAGGGAGATCCGCTCGCGGCCTTCATGGCGGATGCGCCACCGTTGGCACCGCCTCCGGTGGATCGCTTGCGCGCGCTCGCGGCCCGGAGCGGTCGCAAGCCGGGAGAGCGCCTCCAGGCGGAACCGCCCGGGCGCCGGTTGGAGCATTCTAAGCCAGAGTCCCGTGATCTGCGGCCCACGCACAAGGACGTGCCCGGCGGCAAGAAGACGAGCCGGGCCGCACCCGCGGGAAAGCGGAAGAACGCCCACGGCGGAGGCAAGCCGCCCAAGTCCGGCGGCAAGTTCAAGCCCGGCCGCCGGAAGCGCTGAGTCCCCTCACAAACCGCCGCTTAGGGTCCCTCCTAAAGGGCCTCGGTGGGGCCGGCGTCCGGGAAGAGCTGCTCATAGTCCGATTGCCGCATGCGGGTCGTGAGGCCCAGGTAATACGTGCCGCGCTGCTTGCAGACGCTGTAGAACGGACCCATGGGATCCGGGGTGCAGGTATGGGTGCAGGCCCCCACGTAGGTCAGCGGTGCGCAACGGGTGGAGGGCTTGCCTGAACCGTCCTGCATCCCCGCGCAGGCCCGGGTCAGGTACTGGGTCTCGTTCGAGACGCGCTGGTCCGCGCCGAAGAAGAGGCCCTCCTGCGTGAAGAGGTTGCCGAAGAAGCACGCCTCGCGAACCGGGTAGGTGGCCAGCTCGCTCTGGGTGAAGGGGATGAGGCTCCCCTGGGCGTTCCTCCCCAGCACGGAGATGGGGACACTCAGCCCGTACCGGTTCACGTGCGCCAGCAGACAGGCGGTGATGACCTGCTGCTCGATAACGGTGGGGGCCGCGCCACTGGCCCAGCCGGGTGCCAAGCCCAGTCCGCCGCTCCACGTGTAGTGCACGCCCGTCTGGGAATCTGTGTACGTGCGCGTCTCTCCCTCCGGCACCGCACAGCGGACCACGTAGCGCATGAGCATGTCCGCCTGCGCTGGAGCCTGAGTGAACCAAGAGGAGAAGCTGCTGGTGGACAGCCCGTTGGCGGACAGCCCGTTGACGGACAGCCCGTTGGCTGAGAGCCCATTGGCCGATAATCCGTTGGCGGACAGTCCGTTGGTCGAGCCGAGCTCCTGGCGCTGGCTCTCCCACGTCGCGCCTTGGGGGATTCCCTCGGGTCCGCAGCCGGGCGCCGCCGCTCCCAGCAGCACCGCCACGAGCGAGAGCCAACCCCTCGCGCCCCCACTCTTCCTCGCCCTGGTGTGCGCCACGCTCTCCTGTGCCGTCATCAC
Proteins encoded in this window:
- the glp gene encoding gephyrin-like molybdotransferase Glp, producing the protein MSAGSELLPVEDARARALALATPLPPEWVRLEEALGRALGAELIAQRTLPPWDNSAMDGYAVRSADLTGPLPVRLAVGETIHAGSTPRIEVRPGTCARIMTGAPLPPGADAVVMQERTQPVQSPEGPSVEILEAVSASNFVRPRGEDARAGTPLLTQGTPLGIPELGLIIAQGMMTVPVPRRPRVAILSTGDELCRADEAPEGRIVDTNAPSLALAVMRAGGLPTLLGIARDTQEEVSARLADAQSFDVVISSAGVSVGEKDFVKAALQEQGVELNFWRVAIKPGKPLVVGRRGGTLYFGLPGNPTSSLVTFELFVRPVLRRLQGHVDVEPPRVPGRLDGELRKAPGLAHYIRVAASWRDGELWARPLATQTSGALRSAASATHLLHFPQESNSLAHGVNVALLPVSWTA
- the rnr gene encoding ribonuclease R → MNPTPEQLKQILADADHPLGVKELLRLAGLHPGHQTWLKRILRELVRQGGIIKEGKRFLLEPVPGGRSSDGEAEPSRRKGRKGPIPTRPESVQLEGILHVHRDGYGFVHPLSGDGENVFLPPAEAARALDNDRVVVEVGGRPGRLEGHLVRVVQRRRELVVGTYRELGGRHAVVEPSDSSMQGPIRVPNTQMARDGDLVKVRLGVGSRMLGPGEGLFGEVAGSLGRPGDPSVEVLSIAYGQGFSDEFPPEVMDEADRVGPAVSEDEGRGEERRDLRTMPLITIDGEDARDFDDAVYAEPYGTGWRLVVAIADVTHYVREGQPLDVEALRRATSVYLPDRVLPMLPERLSNGICSLRPEEDRLCMVADMVFDARAQLRSSELYPGVMRSVARCTYNEVQDVLDGKDVPHRNALRPLFERLLAVSRALRAMRKERGAIDFDLPEHKVVMGEDGLPERMEKRERKESHRLIEECMLAANEAVAKFFQDEGLPTVYRFHGEPDEQKLTAFAALAQAYGFKMRFEDGISSKELDAFISQLEGHPEQRALNQLLLRSMMQAVYSASRVGHYGLAAEHYLHFTSPIRRYPDLLVHRLLKAHWVRKGKKRSQAALEREEAQLEDMAVQSSERERAAMQVEREVVSFYATLMMQDRVGEEFDATVSGLTEFGCFVELDTEHVEGLVKTESLGFGGKLDKTLHALVFPDGRRVRVGQKCRVRLASVSPERRQMDFEPLEIEGRPVSRSERPMRPGRAGWRPTPRFEEAEPAFGVVERGAAARRGRGQDISQEAPQAEERRRRFVREGQREEVAPSKADRKRWAAHGSTERDAESRRPSPRAEAPEQVEGTPRRRFVVRPQVREEPEARDERPETSWRPEPHPIPEGDPLAAFMADAPPLAPPPVDRLRALAARSGRKPGERLQAEPPGRRLEHSKPESRDLRPTHKDVPGGKKTSRAAPAGKRKNAHGGGKPPKSGGKFKPGRRKR
- a CDS encoding protease inhibitor I42 family protein, producing MAKPKSGAKKATPAAKKDKAARLELLKNASERVAKAATKVAKAVKEKVAEVAKGKAPAKAASKAPKGATPKSAEAKSEAKAEPKSEAKAEPKTEAKAKTAKAEAAPKAEKAEKAEKAEKAETPKAAKGATGKGKAAAAAPAAPPLEKPRPRATKLPPVGSSLTKREMEQLLSAGEGRGVYGEGSLKGRLAVTDGMPYLVVVGRDKRELTFLLQGPDQEVLPAYMDHKVSVSGLIRKTTNYGGTVDVRKYSAKKPEAEAPSAPVETEAKLRYLSPGETSMVTNAGMGAGIKGFASLRGSLEMTGEDFVLVVSNGGTRQQVSFILEGKGTKGMRKYVGQQLFLTGVVEKSSGWGGKVVVENFEPRPTEARVSREDMEIVHVEGEVPTSVDVRLNHGLTVRLQEQPGFTWAIEPTAAKRVGLREARFEPGEGNAGTREFFFTPRNPGTSELEFFLAKAFTPGAVERSFKITVTVKP
- the ribA gene encoding GTP cyclohydrolase II, with product MSDTRPPQVLPSRKPLQNLERYSEADIPTERGEMKTVVFRDRRNGREHVALVVGQVAGKEGVPVRVHSECLTSEVFGSLKCDCRQQLDRALDFVTQAGVGVVLYLRQEGRGIGLGNKIKAYALQAKGYDTYEANRQLGFADDLRSYDIAAEMLRSLDVRSVDLITNNPLKIAGLVEEGIPVRRRIPSRTEHNPHNVGYLKTKRERTGHLIELFAEEEDSEAKAG
- a CDS encoding MBL fold metallo-hydrolase translates to MKGSKSTAAKTHFHVRFWGVRGSIPAPGPQTRKYGGNTPCVEMQVGDSLLIFDLGTGVRPLGDSLLAKGTPVEASVFLSHYHYDHLQGLPFFTPIFVPQNTFTFYGAARNGQSVKEILSGQMTQPYFPVTAEGVFKAKLSYHDIQSGEALKVGPANITTVELYHPGGNLGYRVECEGRTVVYATDIEHGRDEERFFEFAKGTDLLIYDSMYTEDEYCGRHGSPRTGWGHSTWQAAIRAADACQAKTLVLFHHDPTRDDAAMDKLLRQVRKHRPEAIAAREDMTLKL